In the genome of Sorangium aterium, one region contains:
- a CDS encoding amidohydrolase family protein: protein MSVSSSHLSLKDGKKTSRSRVVRDKLDYPVIDTDLHTIEFAPILEDYIAKYGGAKSVDEFRDAINRGFGYLSNEWYELTPEQRAAQRSVRPPWWALPTKNTLDLATVSLPSLLHERLGESGTDYAVLFPNVSTFATHVGKEDLRRVLIRAVNAYHADVYRPYADRLTPVAAIPLHTPQEGVEELEFAVRELGLKVALIPGNLRRPIRSVAEKYPSRHHPDVARHANWLDTFGVDSEHNYDPFWAKAVELRTVLTTHSAGMGWTSRSSVSSYMYNHIGHFASASEALAKSLFFSGVTRRFPDLRVGFLEGGAAWGATLFADLVGHWEKRNGRAVQNYNPDLIDAKLLYALYQQYGGEEVAARLGDINAVLGGALGVSNNSRRQPQDAGALDDFAAAGIERIEDIRDRYVPNFYFGSEADDPTIAYAFNTKVNPLGVQLNAFWASDSGHWDVPDLTEVLADTWSLVERGALTEANFRDLVFTHPYNFFAGKNPGFFAGTAVEQKLRKSKAA from the coding sequence ATGAGCGTCTCATCCTCTCACCTCTCGCTGAAAGACGGCAAGAAGACCTCTCGCTCGCGGGTGGTGCGCGACAAGCTCGATTACCCGGTGATCGACACCGATCTGCACACGATCGAGTTCGCCCCGATCCTCGAGGATTACATCGCGAAGTACGGCGGCGCGAAGTCCGTCGACGAGTTCCGCGACGCGATCAACCGGGGCTTCGGCTACCTGAGCAACGAGTGGTACGAGCTCACGCCCGAGCAGCGCGCGGCGCAGCGCTCGGTCCGCCCGCCGTGGTGGGCGCTGCCGACGAAGAACACCCTCGATCTCGCCACGGTGTCGCTGCCCAGCCTGCTGCACGAGCGGCTCGGCGAGTCGGGGACGGACTACGCGGTTCTTTTCCCGAACGTCTCCACGTTCGCCACCCACGTCGGCAAGGAGGATCTGCGCCGGGTGCTCATCCGCGCGGTCAATGCCTATCACGCCGACGTGTACCGGCCGTACGCCGACCGCCTCACGCCTGTCGCGGCCATCCCGCTGCACACGCCGCAGGAGGGCGTCGAAGAGCTCGAGTTCGCCGTGCGTGAGCTCGGCCTCAAGGTCGCCCTCATCCCGGGCAACCTCCGGCGGCCGATCCGGTCGGTGGCCGAGAAGTACCCGTCGCGGCACCACCCGGACGTCGCGCGGCACGCGAACTGGCTCGACACGTTCGGCGTGGACAGCGAGCACAACTACGACCCGTTCTGGGCCAAGGCGGTCGAGCTCAGGACGGTGCTGACCACCCACTCCGCCGGGATGGGGTGGACCAGCCGCAGCTCGGTCTCGAGCTACATGTACAATCACATCGGCCACTTCGCCTCCGCCTCCGAGGCGCTCGCGAAGTCGCTCTTCTTCAGCGGCGTGACCCGCCGGTTCCCCGATCTCCGCGTCGGCTTCCTCGAGGGAGGGGCGGCGTGGGGCGCGACGCTGTTCGCGGATCTGGTGGGACACTGGGAGAAGCGCAACGGCAGGGCGGTCCAGAACTACAACCCCGATCTGATCGACGCGAAGCTGCTGTACGCGCTGTACCAGCAGTACGGCGGAGAGGAGGTCGCGGCGCGGCTCGGCGACATCAACGCTGTCCTCGGCGGGGCGCTCGGCGTCTCGAACAACTCGCGGAGGCAGCCGCAGGACGCGGGCGCGCTCGACGACTTCGCGGCGGCGGGCATCGAGCGGATCGAGGACATCCGGGACCGGTACGTGCCGAACTTCTACTTCGGCTCGGAGGCGGACGACCCCACGATCGCGTACGCGTTCAACACGAAGGTCAACCCGCTCGGCGTGCAGCTCAACGCCTTCTGGGCGTCGGACAGCGGCCACTGGGACGTGCCGGATCTGACCGAGGTCCTCGCGGACACCTGGAGCCTCGTCGAGCGCGGGGCGCTCACGGAGGCGAACTTCCGCGATCTCGTGTTCACCCATCCCTACAACTTCTTTGCCGGCAAGAACCCCGGCTTCTTCGCCGGGACCGCGGTCGAGCAGAAGCTGCGGAAGAGCAAGGCGGCCTGA